The window gttcagctatccccctctctaaaaaggggggggggagtgggtgcgtaaactcgtatactcccacttagaaaatcTTCATCAttataatcgagtttttagaaacttcaaaaacttttactgaAATATATGTTGCTCCGCTTTATCGAAAAACGTTTACGAGTCAGTTAAAcacaagaaactttcaggacacgcctggaaacattaagactcttgtctacggcctcatccggcccaaaattcgtaaaattatcatctttcaaacattcaaagatacatgtataatcttcgaaacaactgcgagacgtcccGACGAAGATAAtacgaacaaattgtccgaacgcgaccaccaaaaaccttacaccccgttcgtcgattggccccgacgaacacgccagccgtcttaaacaaacgcaattcgatcattcttttgatcttcaaaaacgtccaacacaaggacgaaagcgcgctacaacaaaaatccgaaattttggtccagcgcTTCCAGTtaactctgagaagatgctcgattcgtaccatacaagtcatataagccgagaacctatcgcagactttaaatcggtacgagtcaggaagaaatcgcaacaggaaaaacgatagccggctagtcaccgcacaaaccttaaccgaaagtaaacctaggtcttgccctaaacccaacgctctggtctcaaacatctcaagacatgatatctaaaagatacgagatcctaaaaccatgtctctccgttcgcatCTCGATGTTCCCGAAAATCATAAAGATAGGTAATTTTTTACGAGAATCACGAACGAACTAACAGATCGAACGTCTAATCGGAATTAAAtgcgagacgacaactcatatttacttcgaccCTATTCAGGAAAATTCGAAACggaacattcatcatataaataaccccgtaaagcggtaaggggattcaaagccaccaacggccagtcccgataaacaataaaaatggccaaaataggcccatacaaatctctcggccacactcggccacagacataaaatataaagacgagcatctttctttcgataactactccacctctcataatccaaagtcaaagtccccggacaacgaagcaccgaacgcatccgcgggacgatccacttcctcgccaccgtcaggaaacccggtcggaacctcctcggtatcaggggaaaccgggatggaatcccagaacccttgaatccgctcATCGATCGAAGGgatgagcgcctcagcgtgggcacgttcgttcatgccgctcttcatcaagctcatttcctcctggaacacatagtcatcggcttgcgtcctccaaagacttccgactaaaccgcggcactcacggaaatcacccaccgaggtaaaggcgttcttgaggttcccatactcatcctggaattgagaggcacgagtcttcatcacctcgacgatttctcgtttgcctttcctttccgccttacggacagcccgcgcatgatcatgagtaagttgcgcttctcgctccaacatctcgccttgcatgcaagcgagatctcgttccgctttctccgctttaaaacgatagaccattgcctccctatggctcgcttcaatggccgagccaagcaagttgaGGCCCTGCGAAACCAGTTAACGCATTGTAAGCATAAAAGGAAATACCTAGGCGATCAcaaatattttcgaaaaaatcataCCCCATTGATTATTCGGGACCCTTCCGCGATGACTTTCGGCCTTGCCGACTCTTTCGCAGGtggaggagcatcaaaacccggtggcagaccagcaaagaaatcatcgaaatccagaatagggacctcgctcgagccactcccgtcgccataagcaaggttcggatcccatcctggaagcatagaatcatccatcaaaaattctatgtcgccaaggtcgatatcctttcccttccaagagctcgactccggcatagCTGCTGGAGCTACAACGGGATCctggtcgtcaggttcggagtcgcttcccgcgTCCGCAACCGAGGCAGGACCAGGATGCACGAacctcagtgccttccgaatcCTCTCCGGCTTAAAGGAAGTCCAAAAGAAGGGACCATcctaagaagatccctcaccgcaatgatgtcctcggggaacggagcaagaggattgatgaaaggaTGATCGTTCggtaacctccggaacagtggaatgcaactctcttcgacagacgcagcgtctataccACTACAAGAAAGAAAGTCTTTTCTGACCGAGCTTCCGACCGATATTTTTTtggtcggaaatttccgacagATTTCCAACAGAAATCTGATATGGTTAGAACTTTCCTACGGCTACAAAGTCGTCAGAAAACAGTCAGAAATTTCCGACCGTTTTCCGACCGAACTTTGTCGTCGGATATCGGTCAGAAATTTCCAATTTGGAAATCAGTCAGAAACGGTCAAAAGTGGTCAGAAATGTTTCTTTAAATATCACGACGCCGGTCCTGGCTCATTCACAGATTCATCTCTAAAAAACAATTCTCTACAATACAAAATGTCTTCCTCAAATCATAATGAATATTTTAGGTCTTGGATGGATCACAATCATCAAGATCCATCTACTGGACTTTTGACAGAAGAATTTGCGGAAGGTCTTCAACAATTCATGTCATTTGCGTCAAACCAGCCGAGGACTTTGGAAACGGGTAAGATGTACTGTCATTGTCCAATTTGTCAAAATCGTAGATTTGGTACAGTTAGTGGTGTATGGAAGCACTTATATAGTAGAGGATTTATGGCGGGTTATAAAGTTTGGTATTCGCATGGTGAAACTGATTCTATGGTGAATTTCGGTAGTGCTAGTGAAGAAGATaacatggggggggggggggttaggAGAACAACAAGGTGGCTTAGATGAACATATAGGAACTGTTCAAATGGTTAAAGATAGGTATAGAGTAGAGGAACCAAACTTTGAAGCGCAgaaattttatgatatgttagaTGCAGCAAAACAACCGTTATATGATGGTTGTAGAGATGGTATTTCACCTCTTTCAGCTGCAACAAGGATGATGTCTATTAAAACAGATTATAACTTAAGCGAAGATTGTGTTGATGCGATAGCTGGTTTTGTGAAAGATATATTGCCGGAAGATAACCTTTCACCAGCTACCTATTATGAGATACAAAACTTAGTTTCAGGGTTGGGTTTGCCCTATCAAATGATAGAtgtttgcatcgacaactgtATGCTATACTGGAGAAGGGATGTTGATCGTACTAGTTGTCGATTTTGTCACAAACCACGGTTTCAAAAAACAAGTCGAAAGACTAAAATCCCATATAAGAGAATGTGGTACTTGCCAATAACAGACCGACTAAAGAGGTTATACCAATCCAAACATACCGCCGATGCTATGAGATGGCATGGTGAACACAACAGCAATGGAGAAATTGCTCATCCATCAGACGCGAAAGCCTGGCAACATTTTCAGTCAGTGTATCCTAGTTTTGCAtctgagagaagaaatgtttacCTTGGATTAAGTACGGATGGATTCAACCCGTTCGGAAGCCATGGGAGACAATATTCTCTTTGGCCAGTTATTGTAACACCATACAATTTACCTCCATCATTGTGCATGAAACGAGAGTTTCTCTTTCTCACAATTCTAGTTCCTGGTCCTGCACATCCTAAAAGATCCCTTGATGTCTATTTGCAACCATTGATTCATGAGTTGAAAATGCTATGGGCCGAAGGAGTTGAAGTGTATGATATATCTGCTAGGCAGAATTTTATAATGCGTGCAGTGCTtatgtggaccataagtgactttcccgCATACGgaatgttatctggatggacaacacaTGGAAGATTAGCGTGTCCCTACTGTCAAGATAacacagatgcgtttcaactgaagaatggaaggaagacatgttggtttgattgtcatagACGATATCTACCCCACGACCATCCGTATCGAAAAAGCACTACTTTGTTTACTAAGAACAAAAAGGTGTTTGATGGTCCGCCACCAGAAATAGATGGAAAATCTATCCTGACTGAACTCAGAGATTTTGGTGTGGAATCGACAGCTAAATGTGGGGGAAATGGGCATGATCCAGTTTATGGATATGGCGaacatcacaactggcacaagaaaagtattttttggaagTTGCCGTATTGGGAGAACCATCTACttaggcataatttagatgtgatgcatatagagaagaatataTTTGACAACATCATGAATACCATTCTCAATGTCAAGGGAAAGACGAAAGACAACCTGAAGTCCAGATTAGACTTGCCAGATATATGTGCCCGGGAATCTCTCCACGTGGATGGGAGAGGAAGACTTCCAATGCCTATTTATCGGTTAGATGCAGCTGCAAAGCAAGAGTTCTTCGACTGGATTATAGATAGCGTCAAATTCCCAGATGGATATGCGTCAAATCTAAGGAACTGTGTTAATCGCGAAGAAGGAAAGTTTTCTGGTTTgaaaagtcatgattgtcatgtcatGATGCAGCGTCTTCTCCCATTTTGCTTCGCTGGTCTTCTTCCAAAACATGTACATGAAGCAATAGCAGGtaaatttagtatttaataaCTTCTTCACCTGTTACATAGTATCTTTTCATAtctaacataattttttctttgttacagGAATAGCAGCTTTCTTTCGAGATTTGTGCTCGAGATCATTAACAGCAGATGGAATTAGAAACTTGAAAGAAATGATTCCGATAATCCAATGCAATGTCCAGAAGATTTTTCCACCTTccttttttgatgttatggagcatcttccAATCCATCTCGCTCGAGAAGCAGAACTTGGGGGCCCGGTTCAATATCGATGGATGTACCTGGTTGAGCGTTCTATGTATCATTTCAAGCAGAAAGTGAAAAATTTAAGCCGAGTTGAGGGTTCTATTGTTTCACAAAGCATCAATGAGGAAACATCCCAGTTCGCTGCTTACTATTTTGCCCCATAAGTACAAACTAAAAGTCGAAAACCATCAAGACATGATGATGGAGGGCAGAGAACAGTTTATCCCGTCGAGGTGCCTACCATATTTTCCCAAATTGGTCGATTAAGTGGAAAAGGAAAAAGTAGAAGACTCACCGAACAAGAGCACATGCACTTACATAAGTACATTTTAGCAAACTGCAAAGAAGTAATGACATACGAAAGGTAGTTATGTTTTAGTATGATATATTAAGAAtcctattttgtaaataaatttgtaactaATTATGATTTCAATGGCAGGATTTACATGGAGCAAATAAGGGGTGCATATCCTAATTACACTGAAGATCAGCTTTCTGCACTAAAAGAAAACGAGTTTGTAAATTGGCTAAAATTCTATGTAAGTTTTTCAAATCTATTCTCTATTACTTctgaatttttgattttttgtacATGGTGCATTACTTAAATTTGTGACTACTATGCAGGTAAGGTTTCTCTTGTCTAGAGGAGATCCTATTCAGCCATGGTTAGAGGAGTTGGCCCTTGGTCCCAAATTTGTTGCTGTGTCGTACCCGATGTATTGCACGCGTGGATATGCTTTTAAGATTTTCAGCGAAAACACTACGCAGCCAACtataaatcatggtatatcTGCTAGATCTGGCGAAGTAATCTACTATGGTATTTTGCGTGAGATATTGGAGATTCACTATCCGGGGATCCTTAATTTGAGGTGTGTTGCCTTCTTTGCTGATTGGTACAACCCGATCGTTGGATATGGTGTACGAATTGACGAGTTTGGAGTAACATCAGTTCATTCCAGAAGAAGTCTTGCAAACTATGATCCGTTCATTCTGGCTTCACAAGCTGATAAAGTAACTTATATTCGGTATCCTCGTGTGAGGAATAAACAAGACCCTTGGGTCACCGTGACCCATATAACTCCACGGAGGAAATTGGAAGGAGTTTCGGATACGGCTGCGATGCAACAATCCTCGAGCAGTGCCATAGGTGATCTTCATGTTGATGGAAGCGAAATCGATCTTGTTGTTGATTTTACTGGTGTAGGTGACAACGAAGTATTCTCAGATTCGGAGTCGGAGAAAGGAGAATTCAACGAAGACTCGGTTTCTTCAGAATATTCATCAAATTCGGAttaattaaaacttttataagttagaaagatattatatattttgtaatgtataagagaaaatatttttagtaagtCTGAGtactttttagaaattttttcatatgttttattttattttaatgaatgttTCAAagcggattttttttttaaaaacaaaatcttcaatattttttaaaaacttttataagttagaaagatattatatattttgtaatatttaagagaaaatattttttagtaagtttgagtacttttaaataaaatatttttcatatgttttatttattttaatgaatgaTTCAAagcggatttttttttaaaaaaaattcaatttccGACGGATTTCTGACTGACCTCGGTCGGAATGTTCTGACCGATTTCCAACCATTATGGTGGTCGGAAAGCGTTATATATAAACCAGAAACGCATTAACCCTAATCCGTATCCTCCCCCTCTCGACGAAATCGCCTCCTTGTTTCATCCCCGTCGATCTCGACCTGCGTCGATCTCCCCCTCCATTCTGCGTCGCTCTCCCCCGCCGTTCTCCGTCGCTCTCCCCCGCCGTTCTCCGTCGATCTCGCCGTCCCTTCATTCccatctctctccctctc of the Brassica rapa cultivar Chiifu-401-42 unplaced genomic scaffold, CAAS_Brap_v3.01 Scaffold1011, whole genome shotgun sequence genome contains:
- the LOC117131521 gene encoding uncharacterized protein LOC117131521, whose amino-acid sequence is MVKDRYRVEEPNFEAQKFYDMLDAAKQPLYDGCRDGISPLSAATRMMSIKTDYNLSEDCVDAIAGFVKDILPEDNLSPATYYEIQNLVSGLGLPYQMIDVCIDNCMLYWRRDVDRTSCRFCHKPRFQKTSRKTKIPYKRMWYLPITDRLKRLYQSKHTADAMRWHGEHNSNGEIAHPSDAKAWQHFQSVYPSFASERRNVYLGLSTDGFNPFGSHGRQYSLWPVIVTPYNLPPSLCMKREFLFLTILVPGPAHPKRSLDVYLQPLIHELKMLWAEGVEVYDISARQNFIMRAVLMWTISDFPAYGIRYLPHDHPYRKSTTLFTKNKKVFDGPPPEIDGKSILTELRDFGVESTAKCGGNGHDPVYGYGEHHNWHKKSIFWKLPYWENHLLRHNLDVMHIEKNIFDNIMNTILNVKGKTKDNLKSRLDLPDICARESLHVDGRGRLPMPIYRLDAAAKQEFFDWIIDSVKFPDGYASNLRNCVNREEGKFSGLKSHDCHVMMQRLLPFCFAGLLPKHVHEAIAGIAAFFRDLCSRSLTADGIRNLKEMIPIIQCNVQKIFPPSFFDVMEHLPIHLAREAELGGPVQYRWMIYMEQIRGAYPNYTEDQLSALKENEFVNWLKFYVRFLLSRGDPIQPWLEELALGPKFVAVSYPMYCTRGYAFKIFSENTTQPTINHGISARSGEVIYYGILREILEIHYPGILNLRCVAFFADWYNPIVGYGVRIDEFGVTSVHSRRSLANYDPFILASQADKVTYIRYPRVRNKQDPWVTVTHITPRRKLEGVSDTAAMQQSSSSAIGDLHVDGSEIDLVVDFTGVGDNEVFSDSESEKGEFNEDSLLIGCGLLRISRRFFSIFLICWSGFPGCTRNKCPSATASIIIEDRLLNELLLAPGRELLPKLSPNGEPNTSWFRRRNSNAICKSILKCFHSLLELPYPTYAHQDWNWDPAFTNDVRTAFNLQARKQYTSNGLSGRKSGG